Proteins co-encoded in one Candidatus Thiodictyon syntrophicum genomic window:
- a CDS encoding metallophosphoesterase, with translation MAYDLIGDIHGQADKLEALLARLGYRQSHGLWRHPSRTVIFLGDFIDRGPDQVRTVTIARRMVESGAALAVMGNHELNAIAWATPDPRGNGDFLRPHFHPLRGLKNRRQHARFLDELEPRPTLYRELIQWFMTLPLWLDLPGLRAVHACWHPPFMAWLEPHLTADRQLRPEILAAATTEPTDEHERDSAHPSLFKAVEALTKGLEIPLPPRHFFADKDQFKRYRVRVRWWDPQADDYASAAMVDEATREHLPRDPLPDHARIAPPTDKPIFFGHYWLTGTPRVLAPHAACLDYSAGTDGALVAYRWDGEERLTDAGFVSVP, from the coding sequence ATGGCATACGACCTCATCGGTGATATCCACGGCCAGGCGGACAAGCTCGAGGCATTGCTCGCCCGCCTGGGGTACCGGCAATCGCACGGCCTCTGGCGCCACCCGTCACGCACCGTCATCTTCCTGGGCGACTTCATCGACCGCGGCCCTGATCAGGTGCGCACCGTCACCATCGCCCGCCGGATGGTCGAGTCCGGCGCGGCCCTGGCCGTGATGGGCAACCACGAACTCAATGCCATCGCCTGGGCCACGCCCGACCCGCGGGGCAACGGCGACTTCCTGCGGCCCCATTTCCACCCCCTGCGGGGCCTCAAGAACCGCCGCCAGCACGCCCGCTTCCTGGACGAACTCGAACCGCGCCCGACCCTCTACCGTGAACTGATCCAGTGGTTCATGACGCTCCCGCTCTGGCTCGACCTGCCCGGTCTGCGGGCGGTACACGCCTGCTGGCATCCGCCGTTCATGGCCTGGCTGGAGCCCCACCTGACCGCGGATCGGCAACTGCGCCCGGAGATCCTGGCCGCCGCCACCACCGAGCCGACGGACGAGCATGAGCGGGACAGCGCCCACCCCTCGCTCTTCAAGGCCGTCGAGGCACTCACCAAGGGCCTGGAGATCCCGCTGCCCCCGCGGCATTTCTTCGCGGATAAAGACCAATTCAAGCGCTATCGCGTCCGCGTGCGGTGGTGGGACCCCCAGGCCGACGATTATGCCAGCGCGGCGATGGTGGACGAGGCCACTCGGGAGCACCTGCCCCGCGACCCGCTCCCGGACCATGCGCGCATCGCCCCGCCAACCGATAAGCCGATCTTTTTCGGGCATTACTGGCTGACCGGTACGCCGCGGGTGCTGGCGCCGCACGCCGCCTGTCTGGACTACAGCGCCGGGACGGACGGGGCGCTGGTGGCCTATCGGTGGGATGGGGAGGAGCGGCTGACGGATGCGGGGTTTGTCAGCGTGCCGTAG
- a CDS encoding IS1380 family transposase, translated as MRRLIIAKSEADFTSHAGLGLIGMAISQHTDLAKDATAAAPARSDAIPHVKILTSYIGLLCLGKSDFEAITAFRQDPYFAEALGVDQVPSAVTLRQRLDAHAAVFMAPILDASIAFLQRIAAPITPLANGLVALDADVTPLNNAKTKKEGVSRTYKGDDGFAPMAAYLGQEGYCLEWELRAGSQHCQKDTPALLERVLTRARRLTALPLLLRLDSGNDALDNIATVIAHNEAHPDAAPVHYLIKWNPRQESPTQWLTYAEEYGDWSTPRPGKRVALFEVRDTRFLDGYEYPLRRVMRVIERTIDKHGQHLLIPDIEIEGWWSSLEFDEETIIALYADHATSEQFHSEFKTDLDIERLPSGKFVTNALVLACAAFAYNVLRWIGQTGLFGPDAPPRHPAKRRRLRTVMQELMYVAARLIVTGRRLKLAFGYGCRIVPVFRRLYAQLAGP; from the coding sequence GTGCGACGGCTCATCATTGCGAAATCCGAGGCTGATTTTACTTCCCACGCGGGATTGGGACTGATCGGGATGGCGATTAGTCAGCACACCGACCTAGCGAAAGATGCGACCGCAGCGGCGCCGGCCCGGAGCGATGCCATACCGCATGTGAAGATCCTGACTAGCTACATCGGGCTGCTGTGTTTGGGCAAGAGCGACTTTGAAGCGATCACGGCGTTCCGGCAGGACCCGTATTTCGCTGAGGCGTTGGGTGTCGACCAGGTTCCCTCGGCCGTCACGTTGCGCCAGCGCCTTGATGCCCACGCGGCGGTGTTCATGGCGCCGATACTCGATGCATCCATCGCGTTTCTGCAGCGTATCGCGGCACCGATTACGCCGCTGGCCAATGGGCTGGTCGCGCTGGATGCGGATGTCACCCCGCTGAACAACGCCAAGACCAAGAAAGAGGGTGTCTCGCGCACCTACAAGGGTGACGACGGGTTCGCCCCAATGGCGGCCTATCTTGGCCAAGAGGGGTACTGTTTGGAGTGGGAGTTGCGGGCGGGTAGCCAGCACTGCCAGAAGGACACCCCCGCGTTGCTGGAGCGGGTGCTGACGCGGGCCCGCCGACTGACCGCGCTGCCGTTGCTGCTGCGCCTGGACAGCGGCAATGACGCGCTCGACAACATCGCCACGGTCATTGCGCACAATGAGGCGCACCCGGACGCCGCCCCGGTGCACTACCTGATCAAGTGGAACCCGCGCCAAGAAAGTCCAACGCAGTGGCTGACTTACGCCGAGGAGTACGGCGACTGGAGCACGCCGCGCCCGGGTAAGCGCGTGGCCCTGTTCGAGGTGCGCGACACCCGCTTTTTGGACGGGTACGAGTACCCTCTGCGCCGCGTCATGCGCGTTATCGAGCGCACCATCGACAAGCATGGTCAGCACCTCCTGATTCCCGACATTGAAATCGAAGGCTGGTGGAGCAGCCTGGAATTCGATGAAGAAACCATCATTGCGCTCTATGCCGACCATGCCACCTCCGAACAATTCCACAGCGAATTTAAGACCGACCTGGACATTGAGCGACTCCCCTCAGGAAAGTTTGTGACCAACGCACTGGTATTGGCCTGTGCCGCATTCGCCTACAACGTCCTGCGCTGGATCGGCCAGACCGGTCTCTTTGGGCCGGATGCCCCGCCCCGCCACCCGGCTAAGCGGCGACGCCTGCGCACCGTGATGCAGGAACTGATGTACGTTGCCGCCCGCCTGATCGTCACCGGCCGCCGCCTCAAACTGGCCTTCGGCTATGGTTGCCGGATCGTCCCTGTCTTCCGTCGCTTGTACGCCCAATTGGCCGGTCCCTGA
- a CDS encoding DUF1828 domain-containing protein, with protein MNTNDLCKRFDWIGTNDNGRLVTPWRYDDGDQVVIFAHREGMQWRADDNGEALFRLAAAGVDPESPAVVARLDAFPILLGVQVEKDGETLTTRAAHLEQAAFAVAEASSQVMALACLRRARTMSDFRERVVQVVQAAAASLGVEARFDVPVDESQSLRADVYLLSRVPLIVIAATSAQRLMEAEIIWLDAARRQEPAYVLATVEDARAVGINQYTRANYYTDKTVEFTGAKALGELVAHQLRH; from the coding sequence ATGAATACTAACGACCTCTGCAAGCGCTTCGACTGGATCGGCACCAACGACAACGGGCGCCTCGTTACCCCATGGCGCTATGACGACGGCGACCAAGTGGTCATCTTTGCGCACCGCGAGGGAATGCAGTGGCGCGCCGATGACAACGGGGAAGCCCTGTTCCGCCTTGCAGCCGCCGGCGTTGACCCCGAGTCGCCAGCCGTAGTGGCTCGGCTCGACGCCTTCCCTATCCTCCTCGGGGTCCAGGTCGAGAAAGACGGCGAGACCCTGACCACGCGCGCCGCCCACCTTGAGCAGGCGGCGTTCGCGGTCGCAGAGGCCTCGTCCCAAGTCATGGCACTCGCCTGCCTGCGACGGGCGCGGACGATGTCCGATTTCCGCGAACGTGTGGTCCAGGTCGTCCAAGCCGCCGCGGCGTCGCTCGGTGTCGAGGCGCGGTTCGATGTACCGGTTGACGAGAGTCAAAGCCTGCGAGCGGATGTCTATCTTCTCTCCCGGGTCCCGCTGATCGTCATTGCCGCCACCTCGGCGCAACGCCTGATGGAGGCCGAGATCATCTGGCTCGACGCCGCCCGGCGCCAGGAACCCGCCTATGTCCTGGCAACGGTGGAAGACGCCCGCGCCGTCGGCATCAACCAGTACACCCGGGCCAACTATTACACCGACAAGACCGTGGAGTTCACGGGCGCCAAGGCCCTCGGGGAATTGGTGGCGCACCAATTGCGACACTGA
- a CDS encoding homocysteine S-methyltransferase family protein: MPAQTQSTLADLLRERILILDGAMGTMIQRYQLGEADYRGERFKDWPSDLKGNNDLLVLTKPAVIREIHEQYLEAGADILETNTFNGNRLSQADYGLQDYAAEIDTAAALLARDCADRYTALTPDKPRFVAGVLGPTSKTASISPDVNDAGARNTHFDELVTIYAEATRALIAGRVDAILIETIFDTLNAKAAAFAVDQVFEEDAVVLPVMISGTITDASGRTLSGQTVEAFYNSLRHVRPLSIGLNCALGPDALRPHVEDLAGVSEFYTSFHPNAGLPNEMGEYDMNPEQMAEHVAEWAQAGFVNIVGGCCGSTPAHIRAIAAAVAGQAPRQPRENDHRLRLSGLEAFNA; the protein is encoded by the coding sequence ATGCCAGCCCAGACCCAGTCCACCCTCGCCGACCTCCTGCGCGAACGTATCCTGATCCTCGACGGCGCCATGGGCACCATGATCCAGCGCTACCAACTCGGCGAGGCGGACTACCGCGGCGAGCGCTTCAAGGACTGGCCATCGGATCTGAAGGGCAACAATGACCTGCTGGTGCTGACCAAGCCCGCGGTCATCCGCGAGATCCATGAGCAATACCTGGAGGCCGGGGCCGATATCCTGGAGACCAACACCTTCAACGGCAACCGGCTGTCCCAGGCGGACTACGGCCTGCAGGACTATGCCGCGGAGATCGACACCGCCGCCGCCCTGCTCGCCCGCGACTGCGCGGACCGCTACACGGCGCTCACCCCGGATAAGCCGCGCTTCGTCGCCGGGGTCCTGGGCCCCACCAGCAAGACCGCGAGCATCTCCCCGGACGTGAATGACGCCGGTGCCCGCAACACCCACTTCGATGAACTGGTGACCATCTATGCCGAGGCGACCCGCGCCCTGATCGCCGGGCGGGTGGACGCCATCCTGATCGAGACCATCTTCGATACACTCAACGCCAAGGCGGCCGCCTTTGCCGTCGATCAGGTCTTCGAGGAGGACGCGGTGGTACTGCCGGTGATGATCTCCGGCACCATTACGGACGCCTCCGGGCGTACCCTCTCGGGCCAGACGGTGGAGGCCTTCTACAACAGCCTGCGCCACGTCCGCCCGCTCTCCATCGGGCTCAACTGCGCGCTCGGCCCCGATGCGCTGCGGCCCCATGTGGAGGACCTGGCGGGGGTCAGCGAGTTCTATACGTCATTCCACCCCAACGCCGGCTTGCCAAATGAGATGGGTGAATACGACATGAACCCGGAGCAGATGGCCGAGCACGTCGCCGAGTGGGCCCAGGCGGGCTTCGTCAACATTGTCGGCGGCTGCTGCGGCAGCACCCCGGCGCACATCCGCGCCATCGCCGCCGCGGTCGCCGGCCAGGCGCCGCGCCAACCCCGGGAGAACGACCACCGGCTGCGGCTGTCGGGGCTGGAGGCATTCAACGCGTAG
- a CDS encoding toxin-antitoxin system TumE family protein — translation MKALPLVRRRVAIAADAFVEVVIWQVPIPVSPSLHRFKYRLAYIVDDRCVLRYDNERGKGDHRHSETAEAPYVFLTPDRLMSDFEADVARWNRENRHS, via the coding sequence ATGAAGGCCTTGCCTCTCGTTCGCCGCCGGGTGGCCATTGCTGCCGACGCATTCGTCGAGGTAGTCATCTGGCAAGTTCCCATACCGGTTTCGCCATCGTTGCATCGCTTCAAGTACCGGCTTGCGTACATCGTTGACGATCGCTGCGTGCTGCGCTATGACAACGAACGGGGAAAGGGTGACCATCGGCACTCGGAAACAGCCGAAGCGCCTTATGTTTTTCTGACACCGGATCGTCTGATGTCCGACTTTGAAGCCGACGTGGCGAGGTGGAATCGTGAAAACCGTCATTCTTGA
- a CDS encoding hemerythrin domain-containing protein: MTTAITDSFTQDHHRCDRLLAQAERRVAAGDWPAAATAVADLGAAMEHHFALEEGILFPELAQVFRVAENPIEIMVAEHAQLRALLTDLHQAAAERAQADALGVLETLHLLVQQHNYKEEGVLYPMADGALPERGAAIAALLAGD; the protein is encoded by the coding sequence ATGACAACTGCCATCACCGATTCCTTCACGCAGGACCACCACCGCTGCGACCGCCTGTTGGCGCAGGCCGAGCGCCGGGTCGCCGCGGGCGACTGGCCGGCCGCGGCGACGGCGGTCGCGGACCTGGGGGCCGCCATGGAGCACCACTTCGCCCTGGAAGAGGGCATCCTGTTTCCGGAACTGGCGCAGGTCTTCCGGGTAGCCGAGAACCCCATCGAGATCATGGTCGCCGAGCACGCCCAACTGCGGGCACTGCTGACGGACCTGCACCAGGCGGCCGCGGAGCGCGCCCAGGCCGACGCCCTCGGCGTCCTGGAGACGCTGCACCTTCTGGTGCAACAGCACAACTACAAGGAAGAGGGCGTGCTCTACCCCATGGCCGACGGGGCGCTGCCCGAACGCGGTGCGGCCATTGCCGCCCTGCTGGCCGGGGACTGA
- a CDS encoding ABC transporter ATP-binding protein, whose translation MNVILDVQSLVRSFPGVRAVDGLSFQVLTGQCFGLLGPNGAGKTTTLQILEGIDQPTSGLVLFRGRPLDKGYRELIGVQFQSTALQDFQTVGECLQTFASLYGRHADRAALIALCNLDEILNRDTRVLSGGQRQRLLLALALVSDPELIFLDEPTTGLDPQARRNFWDLIETVRRQGKTVVLTTHYMEEAQRLCDQVAIVDHGRIVAQGAPLALIREHFPAAIIRLPVEAWPDGVSLPETAETRGAKIELPVEDVATALLDLGRSGADLTGLRVDVPNLEDVFLKLTGHSLRT comes from the coding sequence CTGAACGTAATCCTGGACGTCCAGTCCCTGGTGCGCAGCTTCCCCGGGGTGCGGGCCGTCGATGGCCTGAGTTTCCAGGTCTTGACCGGCCAATGTTTCGGCCTGCTCGGTCCCAACGGGGCCGGCAAGACCACGACGCTCCAGATCCTGGAGGGGATCGACCAGCCGACCTCGGGCCTTGTGCTGTTTCGCGGCCGACCCCTGGACAAGGGGTATCGGGAACTGATCGGGGTCCAGTTCCAGTCCACCGCGCTCCAGGACTTCCAGACCGTGGGGGAATGTCTCCAGACCTTCGCGAGCCTCTACGGCCGCCACGCGGACCGGGCGGCGCTGATCGCCCTGTGCAACCTGGACGAGATCCTGAACCGCGACACGCGCGTGCTCTCCGGCGGCCAGCGCCAGCGCCTGCTGCTTGCGCTCGCCCTGGTCAGCGATCCGGAACTGATCTTTCTCGACGAGCCGACCACCGGCCTGGACCCCCAGGCGCGGCGCAACTTCTGGGATCTGATCGAAACGGTGCGCCGCCAGGGCAAGACGGTGGTGCTGACCACCCACTACATGGAGGAGGCGCAACGCCTGTGCGACCAGGTCGCCATCGTCGACCACGGACGCATCGTCGCCCAGGGCGCGCCGCTCGCACTGATCCGGGAACACTTCCCTGCCGCCATCATCCGGCTGCCGGTGGAGGCCTGGCCGGACGGCGTGTCACTGCCGGAGACGGCCGAGACCCGCGGGGCCAAGATCGAACTGCCGGTGGAGGACGTCGCTACCGCCCTGCTGGACTTGGGGCGCAGCGGCGCCGACCTGACCGGACTGCGGGTGGACGTGCCTAACCTGGAGGATGTCTTTCTCAAACTCACGGGGCATTCACTGCGGACCTGA
- the rsgA gene encoding ribosome small subunit-dependent GTPase A has translation MTRRRLSERQLERIQTIQERRRQRLADRAENALAALDEEEPDALGPQAGRVVVRHGANLAVEDPRGQVHHCLARRHIGHPVCGDQVVWQATADGQGVVTAIQPRGMVLSRPDYSGRDKPLAANLTRLVVLIAPEPDPSGYLVDQYLAAAELIGVQALIVANKMDLLDTAGEAAFRARFAHYPAIGYETLWTSLRRPATLVTLIAALAGETSILVGQSGVGKSSLVNTLLPDLEVQIGRLSRATGLGRHTTSTATCYRLIGGGSLIDSPGVRSFRLGAIDRETLQRGFREFGPHLGHCRFGDCRHDREPGCAIRAAVDAGQIAPERLANFHHLAAGLGPTWG, from the coding sequence ATGACTAGGCGGCGCCTGTCCGAACGTCAGCTCGAGCGGATCCAGACCATCCAGGAGCGCCGCCGCCAACGCCTGGCGGACCGGGCGGAGAATGCGCTCGCGGCGCTCGATGAGGAGGAACCGGATGCACTCGGGCCCCAGGCCGGGCGGGTGGTGGTCCGCCACGGGGCCAACCTGGCGGTGGAGGACCCGCGCGGCCAGGTCCACCACTGCCTGGCGCGCCGACATATCGGGCACCCGGTGTGCGGTGACCAGGTGGTGTGGCAGGCCACGGCCGATGGGCAGGGGGTGGTCACCGCCATCCAACCCAGGGGGATGGTCCTGAGCCGCCCGGATTACAGCGGGCGCGACAAGCCGCTCGCGGCCAACCTCACCCGCCTGGTGGTCCTGATCGCCCCGGAACCGGACCCGAGCGGCTATCTGGTGGACCAATACCTGGCGGCGGCGGAGCTGATCGGGGTCCAGGCACTGATCGTCGCCAACAAGATGGACCTACTGGATACCGCGGGGGAGGCGGCCTTCCGGGCCCGGTTCGCCCACTACCCGGCGATCGGCTACGAAACTCTCTGGACCAGCCTGCGCCGCCCCGCGACCCTGGTCACCCTGATCGCCGCCCTGGCCGGTGAGACCAGCATCCTGGTCGGCCAGTCCGGGGTCGGCAAGTCGTCGCTGGTCAACACCCTGCTGCCGGACCTGGAGGTCCAGATCGGGCGCCTGTCCCGCGCCACCGGGCTGGGCCGTCACACCACCTCCACCGCCACCTGCTACCGCCTGATCGGCGGCGGCTCGCTGATCGACTCACCGGGGGTGCGCAGCTTCCGCCTGGGCGCCATCGACCGGGAGACGCTGCAACGCGGCTTCCGCGAATTCGGCCCCCACCTGGGTCACTGCCGCTTCGGCGACTGTCGGCACGACCGGGAGCCCGGCTGTGCCATTCGCGCGGCGGTCGACGCGGGGCAGATCGCGCCGGAGCGGCTTGCCAATTTTCATCATCTGGCGGCGGGGCTGGGGCCGACCTGGGGCTGA
- the orn gene encoding oligoribonuclease, whose translation MPKSEQNLIWLDLEMTGLDPFTDHILEIATVVTDQDLTILAEGPVLAVHQPDAVLAGMDEWNRTHHGDSGLSARVRASVTDAAAAQAATLAFLADWVPAGASPLCGNSICQDRRFLARFMPELDAYCHYRNLDVSTLKILALRWAPTVAASFKKASKHQALDDIRESIAELRHYREHLLRP comes from the coding sequence ATGCCCAAGAGCGAACAGAACCTGATCTGGCTGGATCTCGAAATGACCGGCCTCGACCCCTTCACCGACCACATCCTGGAGATCGCCACCGTGGTGACCGACCAGGACCTGACCATTCTGGCGGAGGGCCCGGTGCTCGCCGTCCACCAGCCGGACGCGGTCCTGGCCGGGATGGACGAGTGGAACCGCACCCACCACGGCGACTCGGGTCTCAGCGCGCGGGTGCGTGCCTCGGTGACGGACGCCGCCGCCGCGCAGGCCGCGACCCTGGCCTTCCTGGCCGACTGGGTGCCGGCCGGGGCCTCGCCCCTGTGCGGCAACAGCATCTGCCAGGACCGGCGTTTCCTCGCCCGCTTCATGCCCGAGTTGGACGCCTACTGCCACTATCGCAACCTCGACGTGAGCACGCTCAAGATCCTGGCCCTGCGGTGGGCGCCGACGGTGGCGGCGAGCTTCAAGAAGGCGTCCAAGCACCAGGCACTCGACGACATCCGTGAGTCCATCGCGGAACTGCGGCATTATCGCGAGCATCTGCTGCGCCCGTAG
- a CDS encoding DNA-binding protein — translation MKTVILEVRSLKETLAEAARAMDTGCSQPEARIAFATPELLWEVLTVRRWELLKALCGAGPVSIREAAHCVGRDTKAVHRDVTALLKAGVLSHAPDDRIEFPFDAVKVEFLLQAA, via the coding sequence GTGAAAACCGTCATTCTTGAAGTGCGCTCCCTCAAAGAAACCCTGGCCGAGGCCGCGCGCGCAATGGACACGGGGTGTTCGCAGCCCGAGGCGCGTATCGCTTTCGCGACACCCGAACTGCTATGGGAGGTGCTGACCGTAAGGCGCTGGGAGCTTCTCAAGGCGCTGTGCGGCGCCGGCCCCGTGTCTATCCGGGAGGCCGCGCACTGCGTCGGGCGGGACACCAAGGCGGTTCATCGCGACGTGACCGCGCTACTCAAAGCCGGGGTATTGAGCCATGCACCGGATGACCGCATCGAGTTCCCGTTCGACGCGGTGAAAGTCGAGTTCCTGCTGCAAGCCGCATGA
- a CDS encoding DUF6399 domain-containing protein, protein MKHRSRLERAEQRGAAVARLATGQPQRHVAAELGVARSTLQDWCKPTPVGAAPAVLAAFVATPEGVQWLHQVVVAAHFVITLHGGAGVRMVCEFLKLSGLSAFVGASYGTHQALNAALEEMVVAVAREQRAALAVGMPHRAITACEDETFHPQILLVMLEPVSNFLLREQYAADRTAATWTQALRAGLDGLNVTVIQGTSDEATALRRHIQTDCAAHHSPDLFHVQQEVSKGTSLHLVRHVKQAGASVAAAQTSLDAERATAQAYDAQSPRPRGRPPAFAPRIEAALAVVVQAEADQVQAQARQAEARELVRELGTLYHPYELEQGQAQPVARIAQRFADVWTRLQQLADAADLPTRARERLAKAQCLTIQFLATITFFFATVQAKVEALNLPPAVELALLTQLIPALYLERVANRSTLAEPRHRLHALSRQLLEPLRQRDHPLQALPEAERARLEQVAGDCADLFQRSSSSVEGRNGQLSLHHHGRHRLSDRKLEALTAVHNFHLRRPDGTTAAERFFGRAHETLFAQVLQRMPLPPPPARRRPRPPKPPALLPVAA, encoded by the coding sequence GTGAAGCACCGCTCGCGCCTGGAGCGAGCCGAACAGCGCGGGGCGGCCGTGGCCCGCTTGGCGACGGGGCAGCCGCAACGCCACGTCGCCGCCGAACTGGGCGTGGCGCGCAGCACCTTGCAGGACTGGTGCAAGCCGACCCCGGTCGGCGCGGCCCCGGCGGTGTTGGCGGCCTTCGTGGCGACCCCTGAGGGCGTGCAGTGGCTGCACCAAGTGGTGGTGGCGGCGCACTTCGTCATCACGCTGCACGGCGGTGCCGGGGTGCGGATGGTGTGTGAATTCTTGAAGTTGAGTGGGTTGTCGGCGTTCGTCGGCGCGAGCTATGGCACCCACCAGGCCCTCAATGCGGCCTTGGAGGAGATGGTGGTCGCCGTGGCGCGTGAGCAACGGGCGGCGTTGGCGGTGGGCATGCCGCACCGCGCGATCACGGCGTGCGAGGATGAGACCTTTCATCCGCAGATTTTGTTGGTCATGTTGGAGCCGGTGTCGAACTTTCTGCTGCGCGAACAGTACGCCGCCGATCGCACGGCGGCCACCTGGACGCAGGCGTTGCGCGCGGGTCTGGACGGCTTGAACGTGACCGTGATCCAGGGCACCAGCGACGAGGCCACAGCGTTGCGCCGCCATATCCAGACGGATTGTGCGGCCCATCATTCCCCGGACCTGTTTCATGTGCAACAGGAGGTGTCCAAGGGCACCAGCCTACACTTGGTCCGCCACGTGAAACAGGCGGGCGCCAGCGTCGCGGCCGCCCAGACGTCGCTGGACGCTGAGCGGGCGACCGCGCAGGCCTATGACGCCCAATCCCCGCGTCCGCGCGGGCGCCCACCGGCGTTCGCGCCCCGCATTGAAGCCGCCCTGGCGGTCGTGGTGCAGGCCGAAGCCGATCAGGTACAGGCGCAAGCGCGTCAGGCCGAGGCCCGTGAACTGGTGCGTGAGTTGGGGACCCTCTATCACCCCTATGAGTTGGAGCAGGGACAGGCGCAGCCCGTGGCGCGCATCGCGCAACGCTTTGCCGACGTGTGGACGCGGCTGCAACAGCTGGCCGACGCGGCCGATCTGCCAACGCGCGCCCGTGAGCGCCTGGCCAAGGCGCAGTGCCTGACGATTCAGTTCCTTGCCACCATTACCTTTTTCTTTGCGACCGTGCAGGCCAAGGTCGAGGCGCTGAATCTGCCGCCCGCCGTGGAACTGGCGTTGCTCACGCAGCTGATTCCGGCGCTCTACCTCGAGCGCGTCGCCAATCGCAGCACGCTCGCTGAACCGCGCCACCGTCTGCACGCCCTGAGCCGGCAGTTGCTCGAACCGCTGCGCCAACGCGATCATCCGCTCCAGGCCCTCCCAGAGGCCGAGCGCGCGCGCCTCGAACAGGTGGCCGGTGACTGCGCCGACCTGTTCCAGCGCAGCAGTTCCAGCGTGGAGGGGCGCAACGGCCAACTGTCCCTACATCACCATGGCCGACATCGCCTGAGCGACCGCAAGCTCGAGGCACTGACCGCCGTACATAACTTCCACCTCCGTCGCCCCGACGGGACCACTGCCGCTGAGCGCTTCTTCGGCCGGGCCCACGAAACGCTGTTCGCGCAGGTGCTCCAGCGCATGCCGTTGCCCCCGCCGCCAGCGCGCCGACGACCGCGCCCGCCCAAGCCGCCCGCGCTCCTGCCGGTAGCGGCGTAA
- a CDS encoding DUF2249 domain-containing protein, whose translation MAQVLDVRTLPPPEPLERVLDALTALPNGGRLWVLHRREPFPLYDMLQTMGYSWRVRGREGHFEILIWDSGAPPTRAELSWNPPC comes from the coding sequence ATGGCCCAGGTCCTGGATGTCCGCACCCTGCCCCCGCCGGAACCCCTGGAGCGGGTCCTGGACGCCCTGACGGCCCTGCCGAACGGCGGGCGGCTCTGGGTCCTGCACCGCCGGGAGCCCTTTCCACTCTATGACATGCTCCAGACCATGGGCTATTCCTGGCGCGTGCGGGGCCGGGAGGGTCATTTCGAGATCCTGATCTGGGACAGCGGGGCGCCGCCGACCCGCGCCGAGCTGTCCTGGAACCCCCCATGCTGA
- a CDS encoding tetratricopeptide repeat protein: protein MIEEKLAKAEQGDADAQSKLGWMYLKGQGVPQDYAQAAAWYRKAADQDNADPQYNIGGLYLTGRGVPQQ, encoded by the coding sequence ATGATCGAAGAAAAACTGGCGAAAGCCGAACAAGGCGATGCTGACGCGCAATCCAAACTCGGTTGGATGTACCTCAAAGGGCAGGGCGTACCTCAGGACTATGCCCAAGCCGCCGCTTGGTACCGCAAGGCCGCTGACCAAGACAATGCTGACCCGCAATACAACATCGGTGGGCTGTACCTCACTGGACGTGGCGTGCCGCAGCAATGA